Proteins co-encoded in one Anguilla anguilla isolate fAngAng1 chromosome 16, fAngAng1.pri, whole genome shotgun sequence genomic window:
- the trpm5 gene encoding transient receptor potential cation channel subfamily M member 5 isoform X2, translating to MPGPRDRAQGEPLPLCGQCGKVVELTKEQSSGQACRCWALLDEGVELRERDSKRRSSLSWAAGRVGDVDFTSPNKTRGKFVRVRSSTDPALIYRLLTEQWGLDPPHLAVSLVGGDEPLQMKPWLRDTVRKGLVKATQSTGAWILTNGLRFGITKHLGQAVRDHSLASTSHKVRVVAIGITPWGTIHNRDLLLSAKPEHPAVYPAEELPYGAVYSLDSNHSHFVLVEDDPECSGSTNEMRVKLLKYISQQRTGYGGTGSFEIPVLCLLVHGEPKILQRMHKEILNSTPWLILAGSGGVADILVDLMNRGCWDTSTVQELLLDTFHGRFHGSDITKWAKLIQKIVEHRHLLTVHDPEQESSELDTVILKALVKACKSQSQEAQDFLDELKLAVAWNHVDIAKSEIFNGDVEWRACDLEEVMMDALVNDKPDFVRLFVDNGVNLGEFLTYGRLQELYCSVSEKSLLHDLLLKKHEEKQVLLATARAPGPPHSEQSDRRFTLHEVSKVLKDFLHDTCKGFYQKLPTEKEKGKKGRLFHSQKNLPDMEERCENPWRDLFLWAVLQNRQQMANYFWAMGPEAVATALAGCKILKEMAHLESEAESARSMKDAKYEQFALDLFSECYSNSEDRAYALLVRKTRYWSKCTVLDLATEADAKFFFAHDGVQALLTKIWWGSMTTDTAISKLVLCFFFPPLIWTNLVKFSDEESDNGRGGEQLAELDSQDTEKALLLTEEDHIQDKPQSASAVWTRFLLSRWQRFWSAPVTVFLGNVVMYFAFLVLFTYVLLLDFRPPPPNGPSVAEIILYFWVFTLVLEELRQSFFTDEDTSILKKFKLYVEDNWNKCDMVAILLFVVGVSCRMVDHIYEAGRTVLALDFMVFTLRLIHIFAIHKQLGPKIIIVERMMKDVFFFLFFLSVWLIAYGVATQALLHPNDPRLDWVFRRALYRPYLHIFGQIPLEEIDAARMPEMNCTTELEEILAGTLPPCPNIYANWLVILLLVIYLLVTNVLLLNLLIAMFSYTFQVVQENADIFWKFQRYNLIVEYHGRPALAPPFIIISHCHQLLLCLANRTESKQEHLERELPPGLDQKLMTWESVQKENYLAKLEQQQRESSEERLKSTSSKVQALLRIAGGYKEQEKRFSAMESQVKYCTEVLSWMAECFAQSTLSRGTEAPDPPAKGLQDTGPARTADKEGEPGSKEAKAGPQEAKAGPQEPRAGYRDDEAGYGANKKLPYIDE from the exons ATGCCAGGACCACGGGACCGGGCACAG ggggagccccTGCCTCTGTGTGGGCAGTGCGGGAAGGTGGTGGAGCTGACGAAAGAGcaaag CTCAGGGCAGGCCTGTCGCTGTTGGGCGCTGCTGGATGAGGGGGTGGAGCTTAGAGAGAGGGACAGTAAGAGGCGGAGCAGCTTGAGCTGGGCAGCTGGGCGTGTGGGAGACGTAGACTTCACCAGCCCCAACAAGACCAGGGGAAAG TTTGTGCGCGTGCGGAGCTCCACGGACCCCGCCCTCATCTACCGGCTGCTGACGGAGCAGTGGGGGCTGGACCCCCCCCACCTGGCCGTGTCGCTGGTGGGGGGGGACGAGCCGCTGCAGATGAAGCCATGGCTCAGAGACACCGTGAGGAAGGGGCTGGTGAAGGCCACACAAAGCACAG GTGCCTGGATTCTGACCAATGGGCTGCGGTTTGGCATAACCAAGCACCTGGGCCAGGCCGTACGAGACCACTCCCTCGCCAGCACGTCCCACAAGGTGCGCGTGGTGGCCATCGGCATCACGCCCTGGGGCACCATCCACAACCGGGACCTGCTGCTGTCCGCCAAG CCTGAGCACCCTGCAGTCTACCCCGCTGAGGAGCTGCCCTACGGGGCGGTGTACTCTCTGGACTCTAACCACTCCCACTTCGTCCTGGTGGAGGACGacccggaatgttccggaagcaCCAATGAGATGAGGGTCAAGCTCCTCAAGTACATCTCCCAGCAGCGCACTGGATACGGGG GGACGGGCAGTTTTGAGATCCCGGTGTTGTGCCTGCTCGTTCACGGTGAACCCAAGATCCTGCAG cgCATGCACAAGGAGATCCTAAACTCCACCCCCTGGCTGATCCTGGCGGGGTCGGGGGGCGTGGCCGACATACTGGTGGACCTGATGAAcaggggatgctgggatacCAGCACGGTGCAGGAGCTCCTGCTGGACACCTTCCACggccgtttccatggcagcgACATCACCAAATGGGCCAAGCTG ATCCAGAAGATTGTGGAGCACAGGCACCTGCTGACGGTCCACGACCCTGAACAGGAGAGCTCTGAGCTGGACACGGTCATCCTCAAAGCCCTGGTCAAGG cctgtaAGAGCCAGAGCCAGGAAGCTCaggacttcctggatgagctgaagctgGCGGTGGCCTGGAACCACGTGGACATCGCCAAGAGCGAGATCTTCAACGGAGACGTGGAGTGGAGG GCGTGTGACCTGGAGGAGGTGATGATGGACGCGCTGGTGAACGACAAGCCGGACTTCGTGCGTCTGTTCGTGGACAACGGGGTGAACCTGGGGGAGTTCCTGACGTACGGCCGCCTGCAGGAGCTGTACTGCTCGGTGTCGGAGAAGAGCCTGCTGCACGACCTGCTGCTGAAGAAGCACGAGGAGAAGCAGGTCCTGCTGGCCACCGCCCgcgcccccggccccccccacAGCGAGCAGTCCGACCGCCGCTTCACCCTCCACGAGGTCTCCAAGGTGCTCAAGGACTTCCTGCACGACACCTGCAAGGGCTTCTACCAGAAGCTCCCCACG gagaaggagaaggggaaGAAGGGACGGCTTTTCCACTCCCAGAAGAACCTCCCGGACATGGAGGAGCGCTGTGAGAACCCCTGGCGGGACCTCTTCCTGTGGGCCGTGCTCCAGAACCGCCAGCAGATGGCCAACTACTTCTGGGCCATG GGTCCTGAGGCTGTGGCCACTGCACTGGCGGGCTGTAAGATCCTGAAGGAGATGGCGCACCTGGAGTCAGAGGCGGAGTCTGCACGCAGCATGAAGGACGCCAAATATGAGCAGTTCGCTCTGG ACCTGTTCAGCGAGTGCTACAGTAACAGTGAGGACCGGGCCTACGCCCTGCTGGTGAGGAAAACGCGCTACTGGAGCAAGTGCACCGTCCTAGACCTGGCCACCGAGGCCGACGCCAAGTTCTTCTTCGCCCACGATGGAGTCCAG GCTCTCCTGACTAAGATTTGGTGGGGGTCCATGACTACAGACACAGCTATCTCCAAACTGGTCCTGTGCttcttcttcccccctctcATTTGGACCAACCTGGTGAAGTTCAG tgatgagGAGTCAGATAATGGTCGTGGAGGGGAGCAGCTTGCCGAGCTGGACAGTCAGGACACAGAGAAGGCCCTGCTGCTGACCGAGGAAGACCACAT ACAGGACAAGCCGCAGAGCGCCAGCGCGGTCTGGACCCGGTTCCTGCTCAGCCGCTGGCAGCGGTTCTGGAGCGCCCCGGTCACGGTCTTCCTGGGGAATGTGGTCATGTACTTCGCCTTCCTGGTCCTCTTCACCTACGTCCTGCTCCTGGActtccgccccccgccccccaatgGCCCCTCCGTGGCCGAGATCATCCTCTACTTCTGGGTCTtcaccctggtcctggaggagcTGCGGCAG AGTTTCTTCACGGACGAAGACACCAGCATCCTGAAAAAGTTCAAGCTGTATGTCGAGGACAACTGGAACAAGTGCGACATGGTGGCCATCTTGCTCTTTGTGGTGGGCGTGTCCTGCAG gatggTGGATCACATATACGAGGCCGGCCGCACTGTGCTCGCTCTGGACTTCATGGTCTTCACCCTTCGGCTCATCCACATCTTCGCCATCCACAAACAGCTGGGGCCGAAGATCATCATCGTGGAGAGAATG ATGAAGGAcgtcttcttcttcctcttcttcctgagCGTGTGGCTGATCGCCTACGGCGTGGCCACCCAGGCGCTCCTGCACCCCAACGACCCGCGGCTGGACTGGGTGTTCCGCAGGGCACTATATCGCCCCTACCTGCACATCTTCGGCCAGATCCCCCTGGAGGAGATCGACG cGGCCCGGATGCCGGAGATGAACTGCACCACGGAGCTGGAGGAGATCCTCGCGGGCACGCTGCCGCCCTGTCCCAACATCTACGCCAATTGGCTGGTCATTCTCCTGCTGGTCATCTACCTGCTCGTCACCAACGTGCTGCTGCTCAACCTGCTCATCGCCATGTTCAG CTACACCTTCCAGGTGGTCCAGGAGAATGCGGACATCTTCTGGAAGTTCCAGCGCTACAACCTGATCGTGGAGTATCATGGCCGCcccgccctggccccgccctttATTATAATCAGCCACTGCCACcagctgctgctctgtttgGCCAATAGGACGGAGTCTAAGCAGGAGCATCTAG agagGGAGCTGCCCCCCGGGTTGGATCAGAAGCTGATGACCTGGGAGTCGGTGCAGAAGGAGAATTATCTGGCCAAACTGGAGCAGCAGCAAAGAGAGAGCAGCGAGGAGAGACTGAAGAGCACCTCCTCcaa GGTTCAGGCCCTGCTGAGGATCGCTGGAGGGTACAAGGAGCAGGAGAAGCGCTTTTCAGCGATGGAGTCCCAG GTGAAGTACTGTACGGAGGTGCTGTCATGGATGGCAGAATGTTTCGcacagagcacgctcagtcGCGGCACAGAAGCTCCCGATCCTCCAG cCAAGGGCCTCCAGGACACAGGACCAGCAAGGACAGCGGATAAGGAAGGTGAACCAGGATCCAAAGAAGCCAAGGCCGGGCCCCAGGAAGCTAAAGCGGGGCCCCAGGAACCCAGGGCGGGGTACAGAGATGACGAAGCAGGGTACGGTGCCAACAAGAAGCTGCCTTACATCGATGAGTAG